A stretch of Camelus bactrianus isolate YW-2024 breed Bactrian camel chromosome 26, ASM4877302v1, whole genome shotgun sequence DNA encodes these proteins:
- the ERI1 gene encoding 3'-5' exoribonuclease 1, translating into MEDEQSHQPGGEAVAPARHRSPGSECGEEPQHQNPEKKQRCRLDGQETKGSKFITSNASDFSDPVYKEIAITNGCINRMSKEELRAKLSEFKLETRGVKDVLKKRLKNYYKKQKLMLKEDNCVDSYYDYICIIDFEATCEEGNPPEFIHEIIEFPVVLLNTHTLEIEDTFQQYVRPEINTQLSDFCINLTGITQDQVDKADTFPQVLKKVIDWMKLKELGTKYKYSILTDGSWDMSKFLNIQCRLSRLKYPPFAKKWINIRKSYGNFYKVPRSQTKLTIMLEKLGMDYDGRPHSGLDDSKNIARIAVRMLQDGCELRVNEKIHAGQLMSVSSSLPIEGTPAPQMPHSRK; encoded by the exons ATGGAGGATGAGCAGAGCCACCAGCCCGGCGGCGAGGCCGTGGCTCCCGCGCGGCACCGGTCGCCGGGGTCGGAGTGCGGGGAGGAGCCGCAGCATCAGAATCCTGAG aaAAAGCAGCGATGTAGACTTGATGGACAAGAAACAAAAGGATCTAAGTTCATTACCTCCAATGCAAGTGATTTCAGTGACCCAGTCTACAAAGAGATTGCTATTACGAATGGTTGCATTAATAGAATGAGTAAGGAAGAGCTCAGAGCTAAACTTTCAGAGTTCAAGCTTGAAACCag agGTGTAAAGGATGTACTAAAGAAGAGACTGAAAAACTATTACAAGAAGCAGAAGCTGATGTTGAAAGAGGACAATTGTGTTGACAGTTACTATGACTACATTTGTATTATTGACTTTGAAGCCACTTGTGAAGAGGGTAACCCGCCTGAGTTCATACATGAAATAATTGAATTTCCTGTTGTTTTACTGAACACTCATACCTTAGAAATA GAAGATACATTTCAGCAGTATGTGAGACCAGAGATCAACACACAGCTTTCTGACTTCTGCATCAATCTAACTGGAATTACTCAG GATCAGGTAGACAAGGCTGATACCTTCCCTCAGGTACTGAAAAAAGTCATTGACTGGATGAAATTGAAGGAATTAGGAACAAAGTATAAATATTCCATATTAACAGATGG TTCATGGGATATGAGTAAGTTTCTGAACATTCAGTGCCGGCTAAGCAGGCTCAAATACCCACCTTTTGCCAAAAAGTGGATCAATATTCGAAAGTCATATGGAAACTTTTACAAG gttccTAGAAGCCAAACCAAATTGACAATAATGCTTGAAAAACTAGGAATGGATTATGATGGGCGACCTCACAGTGGTCTTGATGACTCTAAGAACATTGCCCGAATAGCAGTTCGAATGCTTCAGGATGGATGTGAACTCCGGGTTAATGAGAAAATCCATGCAGGACAGCTAATGAGTGTGTCCTCTTCACTACCAATAGAGGGCACTCCAGCTCCACAAATGCCACATTCTAGAAAATAA